The sequence GCGTGCGGACGCAGCGAACCATGAAGGCGCTCCGGCTTATCGCCTGACCGCCCGGGAAGCGCTGGCACAGTATGCCATAACCGGGACCTTCAACGGCACCTTCTACGCGGACGGCGCCGAGCAGCTCGAAGCGGTGAAAGCCCTCGCGCTCGAGGTCGAGCCGGAATTCCTGGCCAAGGTGGCGATCTATGCGGCCGAGAAGGGCTACATGAAGGACATGCCGGTGACTCTGCTGGCAATGCTTTCGAGCCTTCAGAGCGATGCTTTTGCCCGTGCGTTTCCGCGCGTGGTGAAAAGCGGCAAGATGCTGCGTGGCTTCGTTCAGGTCATGCGCTCCGGCGCCGCTGGACGCAAGTCGCTCGGCACGCGGCCGAAGAGGGCCGTGCAGGCGTGGCTCGAGCGCGCAAGCACAGAGCAGATCCTGCGCGCAATGGTCGGCAACGACCCTTCGCTCGCCGACGTGATCCGCATGGTCCATCCGAAGCCGTCCTCGGAGGAGCGCAAGGCGCTCTACGCCTGGGCGATTGGCAAGCCGTATGAGCATACGGCACTGCCGGATCTCGTGAAATCGCTGGAGGCATTCCGGCGCGATCAGCGAGGTCCGGTGCCGGATGTGCCGTTTCAGTTGCTGACGTCCCTGCCGCTCACCCGTGAGCACTGGGTCGAGATCGCCCGACAGGGCGGCTGGCAGATGCTGCGTCAGAACCTCAACACCTTTGCGCGCAACGGCGTGTTCGAGGTGAACGGGTTCGCGCAGGCTCTGGCGGCACGGCTCTCCGATCCCGCGGAAGTCCGCAGGGCGAAGGTCTTCCCCTATCAGCTGATGATAGCGTGGAGGATGGCCGACAGCCTGGTTCCGGATCTCGTAAGGAACGCTCTGCAGGAGGCGATGGATATCGCGATCGCCAACGTGCCGGCGATCGAGGGCCGTGTCGTGCTCTGCCCTGACGTATCCGGCTCCATGAGCTCGTCGGCGACTGGTTACCGAAAAGGGGCCACGTCTTCTGTGCGCTGCATCGATGTCGCCGGGCTGATGACTGCAGCCTTCCTGCAGCGCAACCCGAAGGCGCGGGTGCTTCCATTCGAGAGCGACGTGGTGCACATCGACCTCAATCGCCGGGATTCGGTGATGACCAATGCCGGCAAGCTGGCAGCGATCGGTGGTGGCGGAACCAATTGCTCCGCGCCACTGAGGAAGCTTGCCAGCGAGAAGGCGAAGGTCGATCTCGTGGTCTTCCTCTCGGACAACGAATCCTGGGTGGACGCACGCCGTGGCGGTCAGCCGACCGCCGTGATGACCGAGTGGGCGAGGATCAAGAGGGTCAATCCGGATGCAAAGCTGGTTTGCCTCGACATCCAGCCGCACGCCACGTCTCAGGCGCCCACGCGTGACGACGTGCTCAACATCGGCGGCTTCTCCGACGCCGTCTACGACGTGATTGCGGCCTTCGCGGCCAACAGGAAAGGAGCGGAAGCCTGGGTGGAAAGCATCGAAGCGATCGAGCTTTGACCCGAACGAAGCAATTCCTCGCGCCGCCCTGAACGGCGCGGGGGGCCGTGACGAATGCCGGATGAAACTACAGGCTGTTAACCCTCCAAGACGCGGGTTCGAATCCCGCCGGGCCCTCCATTATGGCCCGTAGCTCAGCGGATAGAGCAGGACGTTTCTCCAACTGTCGTCGTCACGGACGAATACATGGCGAATGCGTGAGAAACTCCATCGGTAGCCCTCAGGGTCGTGGGTTCGAAGCCCACCTTCCGCAAGGAAGAAGTGTTTCTCGCAACACTCGTCGCCATGGACGGGCAGCTTATGCCTGGAAAACGACGCTGGTGCTCCGCGAATGGAGTTGCAGGTTCGAAGCCTGTGCTGCCGTCATCTCCCGTCGTGGAGGAACGGCAGGAAGTTTTCCGGGCAAGGCTGTTTCAGGCAGCGGCGAATGCCGGACGGAACTACAGCCTCACCATCGGATGGTCTGGTTGGGTTCGACTCCCACCCTTGGCGGCGCTCTCTGGCACGAGCGGGGCCATCCGGTTTCGTCCACTCTCGTCGCCGCTGTGAATATCCCCGCATCGGGGAACCGAAAGGAACGGAATGCCCTGCGAATGCCGGCAGGACTACAGGGTAGAGCGGCCCGCCGAACACTCGGCGGGCAGGTCGGGTGTTCAATCCATCCCGTGTTCCGTTGGAACGCGTAGCTCAGTAAAGCGTCCTGCCAACTCTCGTCGCCGGGACGATGCGATGAAGAAACGAACGGAACAGAAGGACTGCAGACGCAGAAAAGAAAATGACCGAAGTAATAAGCGGACAGGACTTGATCGATGCTGGCATGAGCCAGGGCAAATGGTTTCGGGCGGCGCTCGAAGCAGCGAACAAGGCGTTGAACGACGGCGGCTCGATGGCCGACGCTCTGGCTGCTGCTCGCGCACACCAGCCCGCACCGACCCTGCCGCTGCGATCGGATAACGGCGTGACGATACACATGAACATCCGCGCCGAAAACGCCCATGAGCAGGACAACATCGAGAAGGTGAACGCCACCATGCGGGAGCTTGTCCGCACACCGGTCGTGCGGGCGGCGGCGATCATGCCGGACGCCTGCCCGTCAGGGCCGGTCGGCACGATTCCCGTCGGGGGTGTGGTCGCCTCGGAGGCCATTCATCCGGGAATGCATTCGGCCGACATCTGCTGCTCGATGGCGATTTCGGTCTTCCCGGACGCGTCGCCAAAGGCGCTGCTCGACGCCGTGCATACGGTGACCCATTTCGGTCCGGGCGGACGTCCGCGCGGCGCACAGATCAAGCCTTCCGAGGCGACGCTTGCGGCGTTCCAGCAGAATCCGCTTCTGAGGGAGATGGTGAGCGTCGGCATTGATCATTTTGCCACCCAGGGCGACGGGAATCACTTCGCCTATGTGGGGCAAATGAGATCGACCGGTGAGCCGGCGCTCGTCACCCATCATGGCTCGCGTGCGCCCGGCGCCCGGCTCTACGAGAGGGGCATGAAGATCGCCGACAGGTTTCGCCAGCAGCTTTCTCCTGAAACGCTGAGGGAAAATGCCTGGATACCGGCGGAGAGTGAAGAAGGGGAGATCTATTGGTCGGCCCTGCAGGCGGTCCGTCAGTGGACGAAGGAGAACCATTTCGCCATTCACGACATGGCGGCGGAGAAGCTTGTGGCAAAGATCGGTGACCGCTTCTGGAATGAACACAACTTCGTCTTCCGGAAATCCGACGGCCTCTTCTATCACGGCAAGGGCGCCACGCCCGCTTTCGATAATTGGGCCGGCGACGCGACCGATCTCACGATCATCCCGATGAATATGGCGGAGCCGATCCTGATCGTACGCGGATCGAACGCCGATAACGGACTTGGCTTCTCGCCTCATGGAGCCGGTCGGAATTTCTCGCGTACCGCGCACATCAGGCGTCTCCGCGAGGAATACGGCGCGGACGCGCGCGGTCTGAGCCCGAACAACATCGCGGCGATCATGGAGAAGGAGACGAAAGGTCTCGATGTGCGCTTCTATGCGGGTTCGCCCGACGTGTCGGAGCTTCCTAGCGCCTACAAGAACGCCGCCCACGTGAAGAAGCAGATCGAGCATTACGGTCTCGCCGAAGTCGTCGACGAGGTCATCCCGTATGGCTCCATCATGGCCGGCGACTGGCAGAGCAACGCTCCGTGGCGTCGCGGCAAACGTCGCGGATGATTGTCAGAAGGGCACCGCACTTGCTGGTGCGGTGCCCTTTCGACCTGGCTCAACACGGCAGTTCCCGTCCAGGAACGCTCCTCATCGGCAAGCGATCGGTTCTCGAGGTCAATCCAACCCGTCAATTCAGGCCGGCACGGGCAAGTCCCTCGATCAGGCGCGCCCGATCGTCGGCGCGGACGAAAGAAGATGTTGCTCCGACCGCGTCCCGTGAGATGTCAGGGACAAGCGACTTGAGCCGTCCGAGCAAGTCCGCGGCAGCCTCCTGGTTGTCCAGAAGCCCGGCACAGGCCGTGCCGATGACCAGCGGAACCGCGTGGCCGGACCGCAAGCGATGCGCCTCCCGTGCATAACTCAATCCAAGCTCGTAATTCGCCCCCTGGAAATAAGCCATGGCGTAGTAAAACTGAAAGTCGCCGAGAAAAGCCTCGCGCGGGCTCAGTCTGAGGGCGTGGTCGATGCAAGGAATGGCGTCCGCCGCGCGGCCCCCGTTGGCGTGCGCAAGTCCCAACTGACCGTGTGCAAACGCGGAGTTCGGGTTGATAGCGACAGCCTGGCTGATCGCTGCCATCGCCAGGACATTGTCACGCGTGGCAAAGGCTATCATCGCCTGCGCAAGGTAGGCCCACGGTTCTTTATCGTCCGCGGCAATGGCTTGTTGGACGGTATCCCTGGCAAGGGCCAGGGCGTACCCCATGTCCTCCCATCCCTGGAACGCGCGCCACACCGTAATCCAACCTTTCATGGCGAGCGCCTGGGCATAATCGGGAGCCAGTCCGATTGCCCGATCGAGCAGGGGGAGCATCTTTCGGCTGCTCTCCTCAGACAACTGGGAACACAGGAACACCGCCCGCACGACACATTCCCAGGCATCAAGGCCATGATGCGGCTTGGGGCTTTCGCGAGCATGCTCTGCCGCCAGCAGTTCCGGCCCGATGCGGCCGACGACGCTTGTGGTGATTTCGTCCTGAATGACGAAAATGTCGCCGAGGTCGCCGTCGTACCTCTCGGCCCAGAGATGGGCTTCGGAGGCCGCATCGATGAGCTGCGCGGTCACCCTCACGCGGTTGCCGGACTTGCGGACGCTCCCCTCGAGAACATAGCGGATCCCGAGTTCGCGCCCGACGGCGCGCACATCCACGGGCTTTCCCTTGTAGGTGAACATCGTGTTGCGGGCGATCACGAAGAAGCCCTTGAGCTTGGATAGCGCGGTGGTGATGTCCTCGGTGAGCCCATCGCTGAAGAAGTCCTGCTCCGGGTCGGCGCTCATGGCGCTGAACGGCAGTACGGCAATGGATGGTCGGTCCGGAAGTGCGGGCCTTGGCGATGCCGTTCGTGCGGTCGTCCCTCCCAGAAGCGGCCGGTACAGTCGCACCGGCCGCTCCATGTTCTTGAGCTGGCGTTCGCCGAGGTACTCATAGTCGCAATCAAGCTTGCCCTGGAGATGATCGTACGCCGTGCCGGAAATGCAAATGCCGCCTGGATCCGCCAAGGTCTGGAGGCGGGCCGCGATGTTGACGCCATCGCCGTAGAGATCCCCATCAACCTCGTGGATCACATCACCGAGATTGACGGCGATCCGGAAGATGATGCGTTGCTCCGTTGGGATATCGGCCTGGTTCTCGGCAACGCCCTTCTGGATGGCGACCGCGCATGCGACTGCATCGACGACCGAGCCGTACTCCACGAGCGCGCCGTCGCCCATCAGCTTGACGACACGGCCCTGATGCTCGGCAAGCAGCGGGTCGATCACCTCCCGGCGCAGAACCTTCAGGGCCGACAACGTCCCAGCCTCGTCATGTTCGACGAGGCGGGAATAGCCGACGACATCAGCGGCCAAGATCGCGGCCAGCCGCCGCTCCGCTCTTGCAGTTGCCATGGCTGTCTCTCCCTCAGGAGATCCGCCGGATGAAGCCCCAGGCGATTGACGCGACATGCACCATCCGGCTGCCCGACACCGCGACCGTGCTGGTTCATGTTACCACTGAGACGGCCATGTGGCGACGCTTCACGAGAGTGCCGAACAGAATCCGCGAAGCGGTCACTGCAAAGGATTGTTGCGGTCCATTGCAAGGACGGCGTCATTCGGAGGAAGGTCCGTTTTCGTGACTTCGAACCCACTGGCGCGCTGAATTTGCCGAAGCGGTTTCTTCCGTCGTTGGTGGTGGGAACAATCGCTCCGGCGGCGACGTGTCCTAACCTCAGGATGGGCCACGACCATGCCCCCAGCCGGCCTCGATGTCCGCAACCAAATATCTGCGGCCGGAAGCAGCCAATCCGCTCCCGGCCCCAGGCCGACTTTCGTCCCTCGCCTTGAACGGAATCGAACCATAGATACCGCAATTCGCATGCACCATTTCCGGCGCGCCGATAGGATATGGTTCAGCAGCCGCCGCCTATGCTAGTTACGCCAAGCGGAATCATAGCTCCATGCCTCACACGTTTGGATCCGGCCCCTGTCGGCGCACTTCACTTCAAGCGAGGTCAGGCCTGTGATCTTATAGGTACGGCGCGTGCCGCAGACCGCGCCCCCATTGGCGAATACCTCGACGACGCCGCGGTCAAAGAACAAGGTCAATCGTTCGAGCGTCAGCGGCGCTGAGCGGTACTTGATTTCACCATTATCCTCCGCCACGGCCAGCTCAAGCCGGCGGGCGCTGTGAACCAATCTAAAGCTCTCCCCGTCGCTGCCCCGCGCGATGATTAGAATTCCATCCAGATCGCCTGCCAAAGACAACTCGACGGGGCGCCCCGGTTCGCATGCGAATTGGCAAGGTGCAGTTAGCGGAAGAGTGCGGGCGCGCAGGCGCTGACAGCCCTTCTCCGGCATCATTGTCAAATTCCGTTGGGCGTCGAGGCCGAGCACGCGCGGGAGCGACAGCTCCCCGCTATAGGGCGAACCTCCTGGTTTGCGGAATTCCCAATTGAAGAGCCAGGCAAAAGCGATCTGGCGATCCTTTGCCACGAAGCTCTGCATCGCGTAAAAGTCGGTGCCGAAATCCAACTCCTGCAAAGCGGGAGTCGCGGGCATGAAGCGGTCGCCCTCGAACGTGCCGACCTGCGCGAAAAGCAGGTTATGACGGCCGGTTTCCGGCTCAGTGTATCCTACAAAGCCCATCACCAGGACATAATCACCATCGAGCTCGAAGAAATCCGGGCACTCCACGCAGCGTGCGCCGTGCCGGCGAAAATGCTCGGGAGCCCGATAAAGGACGGACAAGAATTTCCAGTCCTCGCCGTCCTCGGACCCATAGAGCAGGACGGCTGGATCACCATCGATCGCCGCGCCGAGCACCATCCGATATGTGCCGGAGGCCGCATCATACCAGACCTTGGGGTCACGGAAGTCGTGGGCGCTGCCGTCGGGACCGTTGACAAGCACCAGCTTGGTGGCATCCGGACGCAGGAGATCGGCCGATGGCAGCACTCGCTTCTGCACCTCCTTGTAGTCCTTGAACAGGTCATAGGCCGGCAGCCGTTCTGTGTAGTAGAAGCTGAGCTTGCCATCGGGGCCGACGAAGGCACTTCCCGAGAAAGCGCCGCCGGTGGCGCCCAGCGACCAAAGATTCTGTTCCGGATG is a genomic window of Sinorhizobium arboris LMG 14919 containing:
- a CDS encoding GH32 C-terminal domain-containing protein encodes the protein MKNRVQLNAEHGVRFEIWARQKPGKSVPEEYAEAFVLRAGDRVVYRIARLPPYFQFYSYTHYAAGPLTVEWDDGAIEIPLLYSFNPDDVAEKGVTFLELRDGRVIARPRASWPEWYESDANRPQLRFSPFQAWMNDPNGLCFVDGRYHLYYQFHPVESEWGPMHWGHAVSDDLYRWIHLPVFLHPEQNLWSLGATGGAFSGSAFVGPDGKLSFYYTERLPAYDLFKDYKEVQKRVLPSADLLRPDATKLVLVNGPDGSAHDFRDPKVWYDAASGTYRMVLGAAIDGDPAVLLYGSEDGEDWKFLSVLYRAPEHFRRHGARCVECPDFFELDGDYVLVMGFVGYTEPETGRHNLLFAQVGTFEGDRFMPATPALQELDFGTDFYAMQSFVAKDRQIAFAWLFNWEFRKPGGSPYSGELSLPRVLGLDAQRNLTMMPEKGCQRLRARTLPLTAPCQFACEPGRPVELSLAGDLDGILIIARGSDGESFRLVHSARRLELAVAEDNGEIKYRSAPLTLERLTLFFDRGVVEVFANGGAVCGTRRTYKITGLTSLEVKCADRGRIQTCEAWSYDSAWRN
- a CDS encoding RtcB family protein; amino-acid sequence: MTEVISGQDLIDAGMSQGKWFRAALEAANKALNDGGSMADALAAARAHQPAPTLPLRSDNGVTIHMNIRAENAHEQDNIEKVNATMRELVRTPVVRAAAIMPDACPSGPVGTIPVGGVVASEAIHPGMHSADICCSMAISVFPDASPKALLDAVHTVTHFGPGGRPRGAQIKPSEATLAAFQQNPLLREMVSVGIDHFATQGDGNHFAYVGQMRSTGEPALVTHHGSRAPGARLYERGMKIADRFRQQLSPETLRENAWIPAESEEGEIYWSALQAVRQWTKENHFAIHDMAAEKLVAKIGDRFWNEHNFVFRKSDGLFYHGKGATPAFDNWAGDATDLTIIPMNMAEPILIVRGSNADNGLGFSPHGAGRNFSRTAHIRRLREEYGADARGLSPNNIAAIMEKETKGLDVRFYAGSPDVSELPSAYKNAAHVKKQIEHYGLAEVVDEVIPYGSIMAGDWQSNAPWRRGKRRG
- a CDS encoding adenylate/guanylate cyclase domain-containing protein; the encoded protein is MATARAERRLAAILAADVVGYSRLVEHDEAGTLSALKVLRREVIDPLLAEHQGRVVKLMGDGALVEYGSVVDAVACAVAIQKGVAENQADIPTEQRIIFRIAVNLGDVIHEVDGDLYGDGVNIAARLQTLADPGGICISGTAYDHLQGKLDCDYEYLGERQLKNMERPVRLYRPLLGGTTARTASPRPALPDRPSIAVLPFSAMSADPEQDFFSDGLTEDITTALSKLKGFFVIARNTMFTYKGKPVDVRAVGRELGIRYVLEGSVRKSGNRVRVTAQLIDAASEAHLWAERYDGDLGDIFVIQDEITTSVVGRIGPELLAAEHARESPKPHHGLDAWECVVRAVFLCSQLSEESSRKMLPLLDRAIGLAPDYAQALAMKGWITVWRAFQGWEDMGYALALARDTVQQAIAADDKEPWAYLAQAMIAFATRDNVLAMAAISQAVAINPNSAFAHGQLGLAHANGGRAADAIPCIDHALRLSPREAFLGDFQFYYAMAYFQGANYELGLSYAREAHRLRSGHAVPLVIGTACAGLLDNQEAAADLLGRLKSLVPDISRDAVGATSSFVRADDRARLIEGLARAGLN
- a CDS encoding RNA-binding protein, with product MVNKAFFKSYLGKLLPRADAANHEGAPAYRLTAREALAQYAITGTFNGTFYADGAEQLEAVKALALEVEPEFLAKVAIYAAEKGYMKDMPVTLLAMLSSLQSDAFARAFPRVVKSGKMLRGFVQVMRSGAAGRKSLGTRPKRAVQAWLERASTEQILRAMVGNDPSLADVIRMVHPKPSSEERKALYAWAIGKPYEHTALPDLVKSLEAFRRDQRGPVPDVPFQLLTSLPLTREHWVEIARQGGWQMLRQNLNTFARNGVFEVNGFAQALAARLSDPAEVRRAKVFPYQLMIAWRMADSLVPDLVRNALQEAMDIAIANVPAIEGRVVLCPDVSGSMSSSATGYRKGATSSVRCIDVAGLMTAAFLQRNPKARVLPFESDVVHIDLNRRDSVMTNAGKLAAIGGGGTNCSAPLRKLASEKAKVDLVVFLSDNESWVDARRGGQPTAVMTEWARIKRVNPDAKLVCLDIQPHATSQAPTRDDVLNIGGFSDAVYDVIAAFAANRKGAEAWVESIEAIEL